A single window of Nicotiana tomentosiformis chromosome 1, ASM39032v3, whole genome shotgun sequence DNA harbors:
- the LOC138902235 gene encoding uncharacterized protein: protein MSLLPRLEWKGTPGHSTSMVITYMKSRHMVEKGCLAYLPYIRDPSANVPSMDSVPVVREFPEIFPADFPRIPPDRDINFCIDLALGTQPISIPPYSMALSKLKEMKEKLQNLLDHGFIRPSVSP, encoded by the coding sequence atgtcgTTGTTACCTCGATTAGaatggaaaggaactcctggtcattctaccagcatggtTATTACTTATATGAAGTCTcggcatatggttgagaaggggtgtctagcctatttgccttatattcgtgatcccagtgcgaatgttccttctatggactcagtaccagttgttcgtgaatttccagaaatatttcctgcagattttccAAGGattccacccgacagagatataaacttctgtattgatttggctctgggcactcagcccatttctattccgccatacaGTATGGCCCTGTCGAAATTGAAAGAAATGAAGGAGAAGTTACAAAACTTGCTTGAtcatggattcattagacccagtgtctcgccctag